The sequence below is a genomic window from candidate division WOR-3 bacterium.
CGTCCTTTACACCCTTAACAAGGGTCTTTACTTCCTGACCAACTAAGTTGTAAAGCTTCAAGTTCACAGAGCTTCTTGCAAGAATGGTGTATGAAATTTTCGCATTTGAATTAACAAGAGCTGGAGCAGAGAGTTTTACAGCAAGAGGAGCTTCGGCAACACCCAGAACTGATAATACTGCAGTTCCAAATAGACTTGGATTCTGCCAGGAGTCGTTGCTGTAAGACCACCATTTTAGCATATTTTGACGGTTTCCACCATCGTTCTCATTTATCTGGGCTTCCCAACCAATGATTTGTCCTTCTTGTAGAGGGAATAAGGGATTTCCATCTTTCTTGAGTGAATCAACTGGAATTACTAATTCAAGAGCCCAACCGTCTGAGGTTGATGTCCAGGCTATTGTCCCACCTGATACACTACCAGGTCCAGGGTTTCCAGTCTCTTCGTTATAGACATATCTCCATTGGACATCGTTACCATCATAGGAAGCAGCTTTTTCATTTCCACCATCAAAGTAAATTTCCCAGGAGTCACGTTCCCAAGGATTTTGGTGTTGAGTGTCTATTGAGTCATCAACAACTTTTCCATAGAAATAGATACCGTCTGCATTCCAAGCAATACGATAATATGAAGAAAGGTCAAATCTTCCTCCATCTGGATAGCTTCTTTCTCCACCCACACTCATTGTTATTGCTGGAACACCTTCCCAATCATCATCAAAACCATCAATACTTGCAGGAGGAAGTTCAATATATGGTATCTGAAGTTTTACATCATCATTAGCAAGTTTTGCAGTTCCAAATAGACTTGGATTCTGCCAGGAGTCATTGCTATTAGACCACCATTTTAGAATATTTTCGCGGTCTGCTCCATCGTTATCATTTACCTGAGCTTCCCAACCAATGATTGTTCCTTCTTGTAGAGAGAATAGCGGAGTACCATTTTTCTGTAGGGAATCAGCAGGAATCCAAAGTTCAATAGCCCAACCATTTGAAGTTAGTGTTGTTACAAACTCACCAGGTCCAGGGTTTCCAGTCTCTTCTCCATAGACATATCTCCACTGGACATCGTTACCATCATAGGAAGCAGCTTTTTCATTTCCACCATCAAAGTAAATTTCCCAGGAGTCACGTTCCCAAGGATTTTGGTGTTGAGTGTCTACTGAGTCATCAATAACTCTTCCATAGAAATAAAATCCAGGGGTATCTCCATCGACCCAACCTGCAATATAAAAACCGGATAAATCAGCCGCTCCATCAGAGGGGACTTGATCATCTACATAAACAAACATCCCAACATCTGGAAGATTTGGTGTATCTAACTCTTCATCTAACTCTCCATCAATTATTGGCTGAATAGCTAATTTTGGGATGTGGAGAACATTGTTAATTGTGCTTCCAGCATTTTGAGCAAAAAGCATTATGCTAATTAAACTTATTATTAATCCTATTAAACGTCTCATCGATCTTAACCTCCTTAATTTTTGTTTCTTTAATTACAATTACCTTTTTCTCATAATCATAAAACCATAGAAGAATCCTTAAAGAAATTTAGCCTTTTCTCCTAATAGAAGTAAGGAGAAAAGGCCTTATCTACCAAACTTTAATTTCATACTAAATCTCATTATACACCTCCTTTCTAATAAATTTCAGTTTATATTATAACAAAAAAAAATTAATTGTCAAGGGGGAAATATTGCATTGTTATTATTATAAATAAAATGTCCTATTTTAATTCCATAAATAAATGCCACATTTTGGGAGTAGAATATGACATTCATATTGAGAAAGAAAGAAAAAGGTTACCTCTTTGTCCAAAAGGAAGTAACTTTGTAAGCATATTCTCTTACCATGAAATATTAAAAACAAGAAATAATCGATAGTTGGCTTAAAAGAGAAATAAAAGATAATCAAGTAACCATTCTTTTAGTAGTTAGTTATCATCATGCTTTAAGGCTAAAAAGAGCTTATAAGGAGGAAGGTCTTAGAGGGATTATTTCTAAGAAAAAAGTCGGAAGAAAAGGTATTCCGGACCTTTTGAGAGGTTAACGGATTTATTCAAGGGAAAATATGGCAATAGATTTAATATTGCCTATTTCAAGAGAAGTTAGATGATTTAGAAGAGATACATTCCAGAGGAGTGGTATCTCATAACAATAAATAGATGATGCCACAAATGAATTATTGTTTGCAAAGTTTTCCCTAAAGATACAGCTTTTAACAATATGGAAGGGATAAGGAAAGTTATTGAAAATAAAGGTTTTTTATTCTTGTCTATTGATAAAGCATCCCATTTCAAACCCACAAGATATGGAGGACATTATAAAGTGAGTCCTGGGTAAGAAGAGACTCATATAGAGAAGATATTAAAGGACCTTGGTATTGTTGTAATACCGGCGAATTCACCCCGGGCGAAAGGGAGGATAGAGAGG
It includes:
- a CDS encoding sugar-binding protein → MRRLIGLIISLISIMLFAQNAGSTINNVLHIPKLAIQPIIDGELDEELDTPNLPDVGMFVYVDDQVPSDGAADLSGFYIAGWVDGDTPGFYFYGRVIDDSVDTQHQNPWERDSWEIYFDGGNEKAASYDGNDVQWRYVYGEETGNPGPGEFVTTLTSNGWAIELWIPADSLQKNGTPLFSLQEGTIIGWEAQVNDNDGADRENILKWWSNSNDSWQNPSLFGTAKLANDDVKLQIPYIELPPASIDGFDDDWEGVPAITMSVGGERSYPDGGRFDLSSYYRIAWNADGIYFYGKVVDDSIDTQHQNPWERDSWEIYFDGGNEKAASYDGNDVQWRYVYNEETGNPGPGSVSGGTIAWTSTSDGWALELVIPVDSLKKDGNPLFPLQEGQIIGWEAQINENDGGNRQNMLKWWSYSNDSWQNPSLFGTAVLSVLGVAEAPLAVKLSAPALVNSNAKISYTILARSSVNLKLYNLVGQEVKTLVKGVKDAGTQEAELDVSDLANGVYLLKLTAGSSEVAKKITVLK